accatttctttttaattctattattaataaaaaattaaaattatacaaatcgtttatttttatgtttttcaaaataagttggtcattttttattatttttgggtTAATTGAAATGGATGTATTGTTATATATTCGAtgggtttattttttattatttcattaccaccataaattattttaattatttaataattaataaaaaattgtaaaatgtGGTATGtctaaataaaaactaatttttttatcaattagaaatttcaattttatgtATTTTTATCCGTTTTTGTATAAACTGTCAAAAAcgaatatttacaaaatatataaaataacaaaaccAAGTATTTTGTCGTTTGAATTTTGTGGTACCTTTTTGACTTtgccttttttaaaaaattggttaATTTACaataagaaaaattaaaaaaaaaaaaaaaaaaaaaaaaaaaaaaaaggatttgatttaaagttaatctttttttttcattaaacgatttttaaaataaatttatttattatttaatttttttatctttttttttttttttttattcctcttgtttttttgattctttttcttctaattctttttgaatttctttatcACCCTCAATTGTCATTTTTCTAAGTTTTAATGGTCTACTATCTTGAATAGtttcttgatttttatttttattattgttattaatatcagTAGTATCATCAATATCTTGTTCATCTAAACttaaatcatcatcttctttatttttattatcagtaCTATTCATCATTTGTTTTGAATAAGAAACATGTTTTCTGTATTGtttcttttcaattgattctaaaACTGATTTTAATTCAGCTGGTTTTAAAGTGGTTGAAGCATCAACAGAATTGATTGCAATAACTACTTTATTATCAGATTGTTGAGATAAAGTTGTTGAATCGAAAGCAATTGCAACATCGACCTCTTTTGTAGTTGGTAATAAAGATGCTAAAATGGttttaccattatcaattaaatcgattgaaattggtgatgatTGAGTGAGTGGAATTGTTTTAAGTTCTGATTGATTGAATTCACCCTTTTCAACATTCATTGgtaaaatgtaaatattatttgaattttcaattgaaaatattaattgattggtggtggtggttgcaTCGACTTTGAAGACAACTTGTGGAATTGTAATTGCATTTTCATGCTTACTATTGAAATCTACAGTTTGTAAACATTTACCTTGTTTCCAATTCcataatttaattgtacCATCACCAGAacctgaaattaataaatcatctCTACCTGGTACCAATAATATCTCTGTAACATATTTTGTATGACCAAGACAAAAACTTTCAATATCGAAACAATTTGGATAATGACTAACTCTAATTTTCTCATCTCTATCTGctgataataaataattaaaacatggtgaaaatttaatatcaacaattgaTGAATAATGTCCAAATACTAAATTCTTATCactttctttttcatcatgTTTGGCTGATTTATCACCACTAACttcaattttattctttgaatcatcaattaatgaatatttaaaaacatcACCACATTTATCTGATACTAAAATTTCTGAATCATCTTTGTTCAAAATTGAAcaaataatctttttatttgtattactaaaatataatgaaaaaaaaaaaaattaataaataaaaataatttaatatttatatttaatatttacattgattttatatttttaaaattatttgttgtatcccaaatttttaaaaatttatcacTTGATGAAGTAATTAaagattgattatttttagtaaattcaattgatctaATAATACCAGTGTGTTGTGAACCTGATTCTAATTCACcaagtttatttaatttattatcaaaaatgtttaatttattattaagcCTGTATGCAATGAAATTACTATCTGATGAATGtgtaataattgaaattggtacTTTTTCAACATTTGATGTTACCATAATTTGTGGTGGAATAAATACTGCTGTGGTTgacattattttattttatatttggtaataatgataataatgataataatgattttgatttttaatttttaattttgattttgattttgattccAAATTAAGAAATTGGTTGGGTGacaactttattattataagaaaaaaaaaataaaaaaaataaaaaaaataaaaaaaaaccgaaattcttcaaaaattaaaaaaaaaaaataaaaaaaaaaattaaaaataaaataaaaaaaaaaaaagcgaAAAATGACagttaaaaattcaaaatttaaaaataacacaacacattttttaaaaaaaggaacacgcattattttttttttaccaaaaaatCTACTGGTAAAAACCaatcagtttttttttttttttaaaaaaaaagtttatttttaaatttttttattttttattttatttttatttttatttttatttttttttttttttttttaaatttttgctgtgaaaatttttttttttttttatttttttttttttttaccttttgaCAATtgctttttaatttttttcaaaaaaaaactaattattataaaaaaccttttaaaataaaaatggattCAGTCGAaaataccaccactaccaccaccgcTTCCACTGCCAATGAAAgttcaccattattaaatcacTCAAGTTCAACAATGGATCTTGGTAGTGAAAATGTTAGCGAACttttaagaaataaattGGCCCAATCCCCAACTTGCCTTTTCTGTAGCCAAAAACTCAATGGTCCATTTTTATATTCCCATTACATTTCATGTACCAACATTTTCCTTAAAGAATTACAAACTTCTTTCCATCCATCTTCAATCTTATCCTATTGTATTACTCCAGAACTTTTAGAAAATACTTTCCAAACTCCAATTTATATCCCACAATTACAAGCTTTAATTGGTCAATTAAATACTCACCTTGGAAACCTCcaagctcaacaacaacaacaactttcCGGTATTCCAGCTCCATCTCAAGCCACTTCTGCTGCCACCGCAAAAACTGATGccaaaaagaagaaataaacaataattaaaaaaaaaaaaaaaaaaaaaaaaaaaaaaaaaaataataataataattagccGAACCCAATATCCATTGATATCAATTCTTCACTTAAATGAAGAAcaaccaaatttaaataaaaaccttgtattaaaattttttaaattttttttttttttttttttttttttgttcaacccacattcaaataattaatatccaaaattttaaatttgcagttttatttacaaaataaaaacaaaaataaaaataaaattaaaaataaaatttaatctttttttttattttatttgttaccCAAAaagaatgtaaaaaaaaataataaaaaataaacaaataatatatttatattttttttaacattaaaaatatctcaaacttggatattttttttttaaaattgttaataaatttattttttattattaaaaaaaaaaaaaaacaatcaaattaagtaaactcttttttttttttttttttttttttttttttaataaataaataaataaataagtttgtgattttattaatgattttttgttttgtttttttttttttttgaaattttttcttaaaacattaaaatcaatgataAAATAGAGATTATTAATAAAGTTGGGATAATGATTAAATTTGAACCATTACCATCACCATAAATTGAACATGGGTATAACTCAACATGTGATACAACATCACAAACTTCAATAAAATCTTCACATTGTTTTTGAGTTACTTGATAAATTGGTTTACCATCAGAACCTGGAGCAAGTGGGAAACTAACATCACATAAAactttttcatataaattaCCACATTGAGAGGAATTTTGTCCAATAACTAATGGATTTGCCATATTATTCTTGAAAACACCTTGAGTTCTTTGATCGTATTCACCTAATTGTGTACCGGCTGGGAGTAAAACAACTTTGTTGACAACTTGATCACAGAATTTGACATTATCTTTAACTTGGACATTGTATTCGACCAAAGCGGTTTCTTCTGCTGCTTTATCACAAGCACTTGAGTCAAGTTTAATAGCTGAGCATGAATACCAACCACTGCTTTCTGTGTAGGCTTGGAGTGTACAAATACCATTGGTACCTGTGCATGTGGTACCAGTTGGAACTCTGACATCCATATAATAAGTTCCAACTTCCTTTGGATCACTACCTGAAAGAACTTTACTTGTTAATGTGGTAGTGAAATCACCTTCTGTTGTTCCACCATTAGTTGCTAATTTAAATGTGACTGCACCTGcaccatcaccaacaacaattttCCATGTGGCTCTGTTTGTTTTGCTTGAGTTTGGACACCAAGTAATTTGTGCAACAGTTTGTTttgtaccaccaccacatAGTTTAGTTTTACTTGGGTTGGTAGAAAATGGGGTTGGTGCAactctttaaaataaaataaaaaaaataaaaaataaaaaaataataaaaaaaattttgattagaAAGttgcgaaaaaaaaaaaaaaggaaatggttgaaaaaaaaaaaaaaaaaaaaaaaaaaaattatatttacaaaaCAGCATGACCACTGATAAAGTTTACCAAAATTGAAAGTATTAAAATACATGAAATAAGAAGTCTCATtcttataaataaataataaaagttgggattaaaatattgtgaataaaaaaaaaaaaagaaaaaaaaaattttttctttttgaccaacaaaaaaaaaaaaagtttttattatattcgaattgattttttttttttttttttttttaacctcCATAATGtcgccaaaaaaaaaaatatcttttttttcaatccGATTAGAttccaatattattattattataattgttttttatatttatttttttttatttttttattttttttattaaccaaataaataaatgtgaTACAatcttaaaattttattttaattaaattttttttattttttattttattttattttttaaaaaataaaaaaaaaaaagtcttttcatttaaaacttAAAATGTCATTGTCCTTACTAactgatattttttttttttttttttttgttaaccATAAATAagtattgtaaaaaaaaataattaattaaataaatacttggagtgtttgaaaaaaaaaaaaaaaataaataaaataaaataaaaataaaaatatccaGGTTTTCAGGAttacaacttttttttttgttttttttattattttttttttatttttttttttttttctgatcACAACAATGATCCTttacaagaaaaaaaaaaaaaaaaagaattttaaaagaaaggATGATGAtgtcacaaaaaaaaaaaaaaaaaaaaaaaaaaaaaaaaaaaagtgaaccaaaaaaaaaaaaaaaaaaaaaaaaaaaaaaatttatagatatttgataataaaaaccattttttgTGTGTATCTATTTGAACActtaatttttaaacaaacaCTCACTTTTTCTATCATCCTTAATTtcaattccaatttttttttttttttttttttttttcattttttttttttttttttttttttaaaaaaatctattttcatttttccatttttttttttttttttttttttttttctcatcAAATTTTACGACATATCACCAAAAACCAttacattattaaaaaaaaatatatatattaatggtaatattcatgttgatgatttaaaCAAATTACAATCATCCAAAAAAGGGTTTGAATagtcaataaaaataaaaataacttcCCTagcaaaaaaataaaaataaaaaaaaaataaaaaaaaataaaaataaaaaaaattgtagcaaattttttttttttaaaaaaaaaaaaaaaaaaacacacacaacatata
This region of Dictyostelium discoideum AX4 chromosome 3 chromosome, whole genome shotgun sequence genomic DNA includes:
- the wdr4 gene encoding WD40 repeat-containing protein, whose amino-acid sequence is MSTTAVFIPPQIMVTSNVEKVPISIITHSSDSNFIAYRLNNKLNIFDNKLNKLGELESGSQHTGIIRSIEFTKNNQSLITSSSDKFLKIWDTTNNFKNIKSINTNKKIICSILNKDDSEILVSDKCGDVFKYSLIDDSKNKIEVSGDKSAKHDEKESDKNLVFGHYSSIVDIKFSPCFNYLLSADRDEKIRVSHYPNCFDIESFCLGHTKYVTEILLVPGRDDLLISGSGDGTIKLWNWKQGKCLQTVDFNSKHENAITIPQVVFKVDATTTTNQLIFSIENSNNIYILPMNVEKGEFNQSELKTIPLTQSSPISIDLIDNGKTILASLLPTTKEVDVAIAFDSTTLSQQSDNKVVIAINSVDASTTLKPAELKSVLESIEKKQYRKHVSYSKQMMNSTDNKNKEDDDLSLDEQDIDDTTDINNNNKNKNQETIQDSRPLKLRKMTIEGDKEIQKELEEKESKKQEE